Proteins found in one Lysinibacillus fusiformis genomic segment:
- a CDS encoding ABC transporter permease, whose translation MKRALQKGRTIIFIAFLLFIWELIVHFAEVPHWLLPAPSSILSEAFQSYQTFLPHVFATVQLALLGLAIGIACGLTVSIVLHRFTFIRELFYPILIMSQNVPILVLAPLLIIWFGFGLLPKLIIICLVCFFPIVIAAMDGFRQTAPELKHYFAMIGATKAQTFWKLEWPHAYPAIFSGVKIAATYSVMGAVIAEWLGAKKGIGVYMTLAQSSFRTDRVFVAIFAIVLLSLLLFSGIRLIEKFMVKGRGYHAQHSKHR comes from the coding sequence ATGAAACGTGCATTGCAAAAGGGAAGGACGATAATTTTTATCGCCTTCCTCTTATTCATATGGGAACTAATCGTGCATTTTGCTGAAGTTCCACATTGGTTATTACCTGCGCCAAGTAGTATTTTGTCGGAAGCCTTTCAGTCGTATCAAACCTTTCTACCACATGTATTCGCTACGGTGCAGTTAGCCTTACTAGGTCTGGCCATTGGCATTGCTTGTGGTCTAACGGTGTCGATTGTGTTGCATCGTTTTACATTCATTCGGGAGTTGTTTTATCCAATTCTTATTATGTCGCAAAATGTTCCCATTCTTGTCTTGGCACCATTGCTTATTATTTGGTTTGGCTTTGGCTTATTACCGAAGCTCATTATTATTTGCCTCGTGTGCTTTTTCCCAATTGTCATTGCAGCGATGGATGGATTTAGGCAAACGGCCCCTGAATTAAAGCATTATTTTGCCATGATCGGTGCTACCAAGGCACAAACTTTTTGGAAGCTGGAATGGCCTCATGCTTATCCAGCCATTTTCTCAGGCGTTAAAATTGCTGCTACATATAGTGTGATGGGGGCTGTGATTGCGGAGTGGCTCGGTGCAAAAAAGGGTATTGGTGTTTACATGACCTTAGCTCAGTCCTCCTTCCGAACAGATCGTGTATTTGTGGCAATTTTTGCGATTGTTCTCTTGAGCTTACTATTGTTTAGCGGGATTCGTTTGATTGAAAAATTCATGGTGAAGGGGAGAGGCTATCATGCTCAGCATTCAAAACATCGCTAA
- a CDS encoding DUF485 domain-containing protein, which produces MGNNQAKKGIVIDYDTIANQESFKSLVRRKNSFLWSMTAIFLSAYMLLPILTSYTTILHQKAFGEITFVWIYAAGLFIMTWGLCHLYVAKANSFDREAKAIIAEYENGGGRR; this is translated from the coding sequence ATGGGGAACAATCAAGCAAAAAAAGGTATCGTGATTGACTATGATACAATTGCAAACCAAGAATCGTTTAAATCTCTTGTACGAAGAAAGAATTCTTTTCTTTGGTCTATGACTGCCATATTTTTATCGGCATACATGTTGTTACCAATTCTGACATCGTACACAACAATTCTACACCAAAAGGCATTTGGGGAAATTACTTTTGTGTGGATCTATGCAGCAGGTCTTTTCATCATGACATGGGGGTTATGTCATTTATATGTAGCAAAAGCAAACAGCTTCGATAGAGAAGCAAAAGCGATTATCGCTGAATACGAGAACGGAGGTGGCCGCCGATGA
- a CDS encoding thiamine-binding protein, translating to MANSLISVQIIPKTEKYEDVIPYVDAAIAVIDASGVKYEVHPLETTMEGELSTLLQIIEKMNEKMIELGAINVITQVKILYQPKGITMDTLTEKYQ from the coding sequence ATGGCAAATTCATTAATCAGTGTGCAAATCATACCAAAGACAGAGAAATATGAAGATGTTATCCCTTATGTGGATGCAGCGATTGCTGTGATCGATGCTTCTGGCGTGAAATATGAGGTACATCCATTGGAAACAACGATGGAAGGCGAGCTTTCTACATTGCTCCAAATCATTGAAAAAATGAATGAGAAGATGATCGAGCTAGGAGCCATTAATGTTATTACACAAGTGAAAATTTTATATCAGCCAAAGGGTATTACGATGGATACATTAACGGAGAAATATCAGTAA
- a CDS encoding ABC transporter ATP-binding protein: protein MLSIQNIAKSFDALKVLDQLSFDVRDGEFVAIVGPSGSGKSTLFQLIGGVSPIDQGAILLNEEDIQQKRGTIGYMPQQPCLLPWRTILENVTLVEELQHKPDVERAKAWLEKVGLASFIHAYPNELSGGMQQRVSFIRAMVSDKPILCLDEPFSALDEFTRLEMQAWLLSIWEEYRKSILFVTHSIEEALFLADRILVLTKRPATVKKEIIVPFERPRKEEIRHSAAFTALKQQLFTYLQEEKGDMYVD, encoded by the coding sequence ATGCTCAGCATTCAAAACATCGCTAAATCCTTCGATGCACTAAAAGTCCTTGATCAACTTTCATTTGACGTAAGGGATGGTGAGTTTGTGGCCATTGTGGGTCCTTCAGGCAGTGGTAAGAGCACACTTTTTCAATTAATTGGTGGTGTTTCGCCAATTGATCAAGGAGCCATTTTATTAAATGAAGAGGATATCCAGCAAAAAAGAGGAACGATTGGCTATATGCCACAGCAACCTTGCCTATTACCCTGGCGTACGATTTTAGAAAATGTCACGCTTGTAGAGGAATTACAGCATAAACCTGATGTGGAACGTGCCAAGGCATGGCTAGAAAAGGTTGGTCTTGCCTCCTTTATCCATGCCTATCCGAACGAACTGTCAGGAGGCATGCAGCAGCGTGTATCGTTCATTCGTGCAATGGTTAGTGATAAGCCGATTTTATGCTTAGACGAACCATTTTCTGCGTTGGATGAATTTACAAGACTGGAAATGCAGGCATGGCTTTTATCCATCTGGGAAGAGTATCGTAAATCAATCCTATTTGTTACACATAGTATTGAGGAAGCTCTCTTTTTAGCGGATCGTATACTTGTCTTAACCAAACGTCCAGCAACTGTTAAAAAGGAAATCATCGTGCCCTTTGAGAGACCACGGAAAGAGGAGATTCGACATTCCGCAGCGTTCACAGCGTTAAAGCAACAGCTATTTACGTATTTACAAGAAGAAAAGGGTGATATGTATGTTGATTGA
- a CDS encoding TatD family hydrolase, whose product MLIDAHIHLEQYNDEEIPLLLEEVDAVIAVSMQLSSCERTLRLSNSYQQVKAAFGFHPEQPLLSPSDEAALFDWIRTHKDEMVAIGEVGLPYYLRQEQAIDDRPYVALLERFVVLAKELDKPIVLHAVYEDASVVCDLLEKHQLRQAHFHWFKGDEAVVKRMIERGYFISITPDCLYEEEIQQLIHAYPIELMMVETDGPWPFEGPFTNKRTSPWMMHSTLEVIASIKGLSIQEAAKIITQNTKAFYRL is encoded by the coding sequence ATGTTGATTGATGCGCATATTCATTTGGAACAGTATAACGATGAGGAAATTCCATTATTGTTGGAAGAGGTCGATGCTGTGATTGCGGTTAGCATGCAACTATCCTCGTGTGAAAGAACGTTGCGTTTATCGAACAGCTATCAGCAAGTAAAGGCTGCTTTTGGCTTCCATCCTGAACAGCCTTTACTAAGTCCAAGCGATGAGGCAGCTTTATTCGATTGGATTCGTACGCATAAGGATGAGATGGTGGCTATTGGTGAGGTGGGTCTACCTTATTATTTAAGGCAAGAGCAAGCGATTGATGATCGTCCTTATGTGGCGTTATTAGAGCGTTTTGTTGTATTGGCGAAGGAACTGGATAAGCCGATTGTATTACACGCTGTATATGAGGACGCTAGTGTTGTGTGTGATTTGCTGGAAAAGCATCAGCTGCGTCAAGCCCATTTTCATTGGTTTAAAGGGGATGAAGCTGTTGTGAAGCGCATGATCGAGCGTGGTTATTTTATTTCCATTACGCCAGATTGTTTGTATGAAGAGGAGATTCAACAGCTAATTCATGCTTATCCGATTGAACTGATGATGGTGGAAACGGATGGTCCTTGGCCGTTTGAAGGACCGTTTACGAACAAGCGTACATCGCCATGGATGATGCATTCTACGCTTGAGGTGATTGCCTCTATCAAAGGACTGTCAATACAGGAAGCGGCCAAAATCATTACGCAAAACACGAAAGCCTTCTATCGGCTTTAA
- a CDS encoding solute symporter family protein, which produces MSFTAIFFFVGIVGLTLVITWWASKRTSSASDFYTAGGGLTGWQNGLAIAGDYLSAASFLGIAGAVALFGFDGFFFSIGYLVAYLVVLYIVAEPLRNLGKFTLADMITARFDNAKVRGTAALSTITIVLFYMIAQLVGAGALIQLLLGIDYWIAVLIVGFMMTTYVLFGGMTATSWVQIIKACLLMLGTVIISFLVLKEFGFSISTMFKEMTTVTDSGAAYLNPGLKYTNGLDTISMLIALVLGTAGLPHILMRFFTVKDAKTARSSVIWATWIVGIFYVLTIFLGFGAAAFVGKEDIIAANAAGNMAAPLLAEALGGDILFSFVCAVAFATILAVVAGLVLSGASALSHDIYGQIIKKGKITEKEQVLAARIGSITIAVISILLALGAQTLNVAFLVSLAFCIAGSANLPVIIYTIYWKRFNTAGAVTAMLTGLISALVLVAMSPNVWNPVEGKAIFVGDPLIMLTNPAIISVPLGFLGGFFGTLLSKETDDAKYREVDVKANTGISVQDVSH; this is translated from the coding sequence ATGAGTTTTACAGCCATATTCTTCTTCGTAGGCATTGTTGGTTTAACATTAGTTATTACATGGTGGGCATCTAAACGTACATCTTCAGCAAGTGATTTCTACACTGCTGGTGGTGGCTTAACAGGCTGGCAAAATGGACTAGCTATCGCAGGTGACTATTTATCAGCAGCATCCTTCTTAGGTATCGCTGGTGCTGTAGCATTATTTGGATTTGATGGATTCTTCTTCTCTATTGGTTATTTGGTAGCTTACTTAGTGGTATTATATATTGTTGCTGAGCCGTTACGTAACCTTGGGAAATTTACTTTAGCTGATATGATTACAGCGCGTTTTGATAACGCAAAAGTTCGTGGAACAGCTGCTTTAAGCACTATTACAATTGTTTTATTCTACATGATTGCACAACTAGTTGGTGCAGGAGCACTTATTCAATTACTATTAGGTATCGACTATTGGATCGCCGTATTAATCGTAGGTTTCATGATGACAACTTACGTGCTATTCGGTGGTATGACAGCAACATCTTGGGTACAAATTATTAAAGCTTGTCTTTTAATGTTAGGTACGGTTATTATTTCGTTCTTAGTATTAAAAGAGTTCGGCTTCAGTATCTCTACAATGTTTAAAGAAATGACTACTGTTACTGACAGTGGTGCTGCTTATTTAAACCCAGGTCTTAAATATACAAATGGACTTGATACAATCTCTATGTTAATCGCGTTAGTATTGGGTACTGCGGGTCTTCCACATATCTTAATGCGTTTCTTCACAGTAAAAGACGCAAAAACAGCTCGTTCATCTGTTATTTGGGCTACTTGGATCGTAGGTATCTTCTACGTTCTAACAATTTTCTTAGGCTTCGGTGCAGCAGCATTCGTTGGGAAAGAAGATATTATCGCAGCAAACGCTGCTGGTAACATGGCTGCCCCACTTCTTGCAGAAGCACTTGGTGGCGACATTCTATTCTCATTCGTTTGTGCCGTAGCATTCGCAACAATTTTAGCGGTAGTAGCAGGTCTTGTACTATCTGGTGCATCTGCCCTATCACATGATATTTATGGACAAATTATCAAAAAGGGTAAAATTACAGAAAAAGAGCAAGTTCTTGCAGCTCGTATCGGTTCGATTACAATCGCTGTTATTTCTATCCTATTAGCACTTGGTGCACAAACATTAAACGTTGCATTCTTAGTATCTTTAGCATTCTGTATTGCAGGTTCTGCTAACCTTCCAGTTATTATTTACACAATTTATTGGAAACGCTTTAATACAGCAGGTGCTGTTACTGCGATGTTAACAGGTTTAATCTCTGCGTTAGTATTAGTTGCTATGTCTCCAAACGTGTGGAATCCAGTTGAAGGTAAGGCCATTTTCGTAGGTGATCCATTAATTATGTTAACGAACCCAGCCATAATCTCTGTACCACTTGGTTTCCTTGGTGGTTTCTTCGGCACATTACTTTCTAAAGAAACAGATGATGCGAAATATCGTGAAGTTGACGTTAAAGCAAACACAGGTATTTCTGTACAGGACGTATCTCACTAA
- a CDS encoding ABC transporter substrate-binding protein, producing the protein MKKWLFILLAALLTLVGCSDKEDKQASDKLKKVSVVLDWTPNTNHTGLYVAKKLGYFEEQGLDVEIIMPGEAGADQLVASGKAEFGVSYQEGITQARVQDVPLVSIAAIIQHNTSGFASIASKGITSPKDFEGKTYGGWGAPLEQAVLQSLMQTEKADINKLDIVNAGDLDFFTMMEKDIDFAWIYYAWTGIEAELRGEKINMLYLTDYSDQLDYYTPVLATNEKMLQDNPDVVKAFVAATSKGYEYAIENPSEAADMLIEAAPDLDKELVHKSQEWLADKYQDDAKQWGEQKLSVWENYAKWMSSNHVLEGEFDAKQAFTNDFLPKKEAN; encoded by the coding sequence ATGAAAAAATGGTTATTTATTCTATTGGCAGCACTTTTGACTTTGGTGGGCTGTAGTGACAAGGAGGACAAGCAGGCAAGTGACAAGCTGAAAAAGGTGTCTGTGGTACTGGATTGGACACCGAATACGAATCATACAGGTCTGTATGTCGCAAAAAAACTTGGTTATTTTGAGGAACAGGGCTTAGATGTTGAGATAATTATGCCTGGTGAGGCGGGCGCAGATCAGCTTGTTGCTTCTGGAAAGGCAGAGTTTGGCGTGAGCTATCAGGAAGGCATTACACAGGCGCGTGTACAAGATGTGCCGCTGGTCTCTATCGCAGCGATTATTCAGCATAATACATCTGGCTTTGCTTCTATTGCATCAAAAGGCATTACATCGCCAAAGGATTTTGAAGGTAAAACTTATGGTGGTTGGGGTGCGCCATTAGAGCAAGCCGTTCTCCAATCATTAATGCAAACAGAAAAGGCAGATATCAATAAGCTAGATATCGTCAATGCAGGGGATTTAGATTTCTTCACAATGATGGAAAAAGACATTGATTTTGCTTGGATTTATTATGCATGGACTGGGATTGAAGCTGAGCTGCGTGGGGAAAAGATTAATATGCTGTATCTAACGGATTATAGTGATCAATTGGATTACTATACACCTGTTCTAGCTACGAATGAAAAAATGCTACAGGACAACCCTGATGTTGTCAAAGCCTTTGTTGCAGCTACATCAAAAGGCTATGAATACGCAATAGAAAACCCAAGTGAAGCAGCTGATATGTTAATCGAAGCGGCTCCTGATTTAGATAAAGAGCTAGTGCATAAAAGTCAGGAATGGCTGGCAGATAAATATCAGGATGATGCCAAGCAATGGGGAGAGCAAAAGCTTTCTGTGTGGGAAAACTATGCAAAATGGATGTCTAGCAATCATGTACTAGAGGGCGAGTTTGATGCGAAACAAGCCTTTACAAATGATTTCTTACCTAAAAAGGAGGCCAATTAA
- a CDS encoding solute symporter family protein, translating to MNIVSIGFFLAIVGLTLVVTYIAAKRTSSAADFYTAGGGLKGWQNGFAIAGDYLSAAAFLGVSGAIALTGFDGFFFSVGYVVANLVLLYVIAEPMRNLGRYTLADMLTARFNEKRIRGVAASGTIIIVILYMIAQLVGAGALIKLLFGIEYWVAVLIVGVMMTTYVLFGGMTATSWVQIIKASLLLFGTGLLAVLVLMKFDFSLMKMFDTIAVDHGEKFLVPGIKYTSTIDSVSMMMALVLGTSGLPHILMRFFTVKDAKTARASISWTTWITAIFFSLTIFLGFGALNFVGLDQILAESKAGNTAAPLLAHYLGGDVLMAFIGAVAFATILAVVSGLVLTGASAISHDIYGEIIKGGKLTEKQQVMAARTGSISIAIVSIILALFAQSLNVSFLVSFAFCIGASANLPVILYTIYWKKFNSTGAVTAMVTGLVSCLILGAMGPNVWSPVEGAAIFVGQPLVPLAVPAIITIPLGFIAGYLGTVLSPNRVPQKEAERIYKEIRVKANTGVSVSDISH from the coding sequence ATGAACATCGTATCCATAGGTTTCTTTTTAGCTATTGTTGGCTTAACACTTGTTGTTACCTATATTGCAGCAAAGCGCACATCCTCTGCGGCTGATTTTTACACAGCTGGTGGTGGATTAAAGGGGTGGCAAAACGGCTTTGCGATTGCTGGTGACTATTTATCGGCAGCAGCCTTTCTTGGTGTGTCTGGTGCGATTGCCTTAACTGGTTTTGACGGTTTCTTCTTCTCTGTAGGCTATGTAGTAGCAAATTTAGTGCTTCTTTATGTCATTGCTGAGCCAATGCGTAACTTAGGTCGCTACACGTTAGCAGATATGTTAACGGCTCGTTTCAATGAAAAACGAATTCGTGGCGTGGCGGCATCAGGTACGATTATCATCGTTATCCTTTATATGATTGCACAGCTCGTTGGTGCTGGTGCATTGATTAAACTATTATTTGGCATTGAGTATTGGGTTGCCGTATTAATAGTCGGTGTTATGATGACAACTTATGTACTATTTGGTGGCATGACAGCGACTTCCTGGGTGCAAATCATTAAAGCAAGCTTGTTATTATTCGGGACAGGTCTATTAGCGGTATTAGTGTTAATGAAATTTGACTTCTCTCTTATGAAGATGTTCGACACAATTGCAGTAGATCATGGTGAAAAATTCCTTGTACCTGGAATTAAGTACACAAGCACAATTGACTCTGTTTCGATGATGATGGCTTTAGTTTTAGGAACATCTGGTTTACCACATATTTTAATGCGTTTCTTTACAGTAAAGGACGCAAAGACAGCACGTGCCTCTATTTCTTGGACAACTTGGATTACAGCTATTTTCTTCTCATTAACTATTTTCTTAGGGTTCGGTGCATTAAACTTTGTAGGTTTAGATCAAATTCTTGCTGAAAGTAAGGCTGGTAATACAGCCGCTCCCCTTCTCGCGCATTATTTAGGTGGAGATGTATTGATGGCATTTATCGGCGCCGTTGCATTTGCGACTATTTTAGCCGTTGTTTCTGGTTTAGTTCTGACAGGGGCGTCTGCCATTTCTCATGATATTTATGGAGAAATCATTAAAGGCGGTAAATTAACAGAGAAGCAACAGGTGATGGCAGCCCGTACAGGCTCTATTTCGATTGCGATCGTGTCTATTATTCTTGCTCTGTTTGCACAAAGCTTAAATGTTTCATTTTTAGTATCCTTTGCCTTTTGTATCGGTGCATCAGCAAACCTACCTGTGATCCTTTATACAATCTATTGGAAGAAATTTAATTCCACAGGTGCTGTAACAGCAATGGTAACGGGATTAGTGTCCTGTTTAATTTTAGGAGCAATGGGACCAAATGTCTGGAGCCCTGTTGAAGGTGCGGCAATTTTTGTTGGACAACCACTTGTGCCACTTGCTGTTCCAGCGATTATTACAATTCCACTAGGCTTTATTGCTGGATACTTAGGAACTGTCCTTTCACCTAACAGAGTGCCACAGAAAGAGGCAGAACGTATTTATAAAGAAATTCGTGTGAAAGCAAATACAGGTGTGTCTGTTTCTGATATTTCACATTAA